GACAATGCCTTCTTGTGGTAAAGGATTTCGCATAGATtccctttttctttaaaaaaaatctaaaataaGGAACATGGGCACTTGTTCCTTACTTGCATGTCTTCCTTGCTAACATTAAATTATCACTTACCTCCTTCCTTTTTCATGCATTCCTTGTCCGTTTACCCTCAACTTCACCAAAGTGATAGGCGTCCAGTAAGATTTTTATCTTTTGGCTTTTGCCTCTACTCTTTTCTCAACATGTCTTTATTTGCACTCTTATATTTGCGTGAGGTATTTACAGATTtgtatctttttttttttttttgcatgcattttttgaacGAGCAAATTAAGTGGGACATACTGGTATGTTCCACCATTAAAGCGCATATATTTTTGCACCAAAATAACTTACTAAACTACATTGCGTATTTTCCTGTGATCATGGCACTTTACCTTGATATGTTTGATCTTCAAACAATCAATCATAAGCTTGACTGTTCATTTCTATTTTGATTCCTTTTAATTCTTCATCCCTTTCtttgttaaattaatttccttttgtttGGCACAGGTTGTTTAAACTTAGATTAAGATATATCTCTAGTAAATACTTTACTCATGAATTTATCCAAATACTTCTTTACATTCTTTATCATTTTATGCAAGGAATTTTCTGTAAGTGTTGTgcttataaatttttttctgctgTAAAATCGTATATTCTTCAAACTTAAAGGTGAGATTAGCATGTTTACACTCGTAAAAATCCGTCATCCGGATCTGGTTTTTTGTTATGACACTTTGATGGATGACTCCCAGAGTTTCATGGTATCAAACAACTCTTTGAccttttgataaattgCTTTAGTGCACTGCTCGTGAACTGAAGCCGCATTTTTAATTGCAGAATTTTGTATGTTCGTAGGACAGTCAGGAGAATATATGGATTTCAGTAATTTCGTAAAAGGCAACATACACTCTGGAATGTATATTGAAAGAAACTGAAAAAGAGATTCTTTCGTGCCTTGATACTTAGACCATGACATAATAGTTGTTTTTGTTACTATAGAACGATCTTTCAATTCGACAGATGATTCAAAGTCTGATTGAGCTTGAAAGAGATGTAAAACgtaagaaaaagttttcgaataataatttaaagaGTTATCAGTAAATAATATCCGTAAAGCACCTATTACTTGGCATTGGAATTGTAAATCAGGGTACACATCCTCAAATTCACTAACGCTCGCAGAATCCAATGTAAAAGTTATACTCTTAGATAAAGACCTGCTCAacccatttttttctttttccataaaaatgaattttttcaatcgagaaataaaattatatctGTCATCAGAGTTCAAGTCCTCAGCCAACTCATTACGGTCAGATTTATCAAGCCTTCTTGATTTTAACAGAGAAATGACATTATCAGAGAAttcataattttgaaaaagaaaagtggaatgaaaaaaatttaaaagatcaAACACCTGAAAatcgttttttaaaactttataTGTCGAACGTAAGAAACTGAGAATAAAAGATTGTATTGGCTCAGCAATACAGCAGCAAACATTCAAGTTAAGCGGACAGACGTTGCGCACATCATCTGTAAATTTAAGTTGTAATAAATTATCGTTGAAATCTGGAGTCATGTTCATTTTAGCAAGCAGCgtttcaaattcttcacTGTCATTATTGACGGAAGTTTGTTCCAAATTACCAAAAGAAAGCGAAGAAAAGTTGCAGCGCTCCTCTATTACACAAGCTTGATTTATGTCGTTGAAAGAATATGCGAACCGAATGTTCAAAGGgttaataaattctttgttgtttttattaaatatttctttttgttccCTTATTAAtgacaaaaattgaatacaCTGTTCAATGCTTACACAAAGTtcagaaggaaaaaaacgGGGAAGTGATAAGAACAATGAAGAATCAATGTGACCATACGCACaagaaacttttaaagCAAGCTCAAGCCTTTTGAAGTAGGGATTTGAGCAATATATCAAGCACTGTAGGGCAATGGGGTAAGATATGGTATTCTGACATGAACGCGCAtaatcaaaaagaaaatctaACAAGGAATCTCCTTTTAGGTTTTGAGCCGATTTTATTAAGAAGTGTGAAATTAACTCaaagaatgaagaaaaagaattaacaAAGTTACTTAAACCAATCAGACCGAATCTACGGAACTCATAAAGACGAAGCCAACGCTGAAACTCCTTTCGATACTGCAAGACACCATTCACAAtgaaatttgataaataaaaagaaatgttgGTCTTGTATAAAGAGAATTCatttaaagctttttttattaaaccCCCAATTGCAGAAAATTTCTGGACGATACTAGCAAAACATTCATCGGACATTCCTGAAACGGAGATGGTCGGATCGAGTTCAAATGTGCTTGAGGTTTTGTTCCATGGAAACACTGTGCTTTCAAATCCTTGTGGTAAACCAGCCACGCAATTGAAAATAGTTGCTAAAGGGTAAACTTGCAGTGCAGAAAATAATGGTTTCGGACTCCAATCCTgattatgaagaaaataatcatATACCCGAGAAGGCGCTTCAGATATGAATGGAGATCTAGcttctaaatttttaaaattttctccATCCCAGCTAGGGCATGTTAGCAGAACTTTGTTTTCGACAGATAAATCGCTGGGTGATGAATCTGTAAGATAAGAGGGGGACACTGAGGATTTagctctttttctttctgaAGTAATTTCCTTAGATGCGCTTATGAGTTTGGAATTGGATGATGTCTCACACCCAGGCACAGCGGGTGTTAGTTGTTGATTTGAAATATCGAGAATGACATCTTTTCCCAACAGATCATCGTTTActtgaaatgaaaagttttgaaaGTATTCCGAGGAGTCAAATAACTTCCTCTTCAATCCTTCTTTTCCCTCAAATTTCGAAAGCTGCTCGACAAAATCAGAATCAAATGAATTTGGCGTAAGGTCGAAAACGTGGTTGCCGAACCATAACAAGTCGTTTTTCATAATTCCATCcattccatttttatttcaaaatcatctATTTTAGTGGTACATTTCAAGATCCAACTCCTTTACTGGAAAACACTCTTGTTATGAATTACTAAAATTTGGCAATATGTGTGTAGTTAATGTATAATGTTGTTAACGTAGCGAATTAAGATGACTTCTTATCTAGAACAGTCAGGATTAGAAGATGTGAATGAAGTATGCGTCTCTTAAACTAAGAAATGGAACGTTAGTAATTGATCCTAACATTGAAACCAATTCAAAAATCCGTACTCTCGTGGCCGTACAACAGAAAATACTGACATGGAGTTAAAGGTATCCAGGATGAATAAAACAGAATGATAAATTGAACAAAAACTATCAGTTGTTAAGGAATTACTATTGCACAATTGCATAATCTATCCAAAACGACATTCCagcatttaattttaagaGAGTGCTATGTGGATAAAACGTATCCTTTATGGAACTATAAGAGCTCTTTTATGCTTCTCTGGTTAGTAcatttagatttttttaaaaaaaagtttattgTACTATTCGTGATATTATGGTTACAGTATACCTCGCTGGCTTGATCGTTTATTGTCCAGAGAGCTCGCATGCGAGTCAAAGCTGAATGAATGGTATCttcatataaaaaaagtctATTTGGAGAATTTTGGATCcttcaacaaatttatttgaagtACTTAATGttctttcttaatttttctcATAAAACCATGTGTCAAGCAATGAAGgatttaaatattgttgGCAAAAGAAATGTTGCAATCACTAATTCAAGTTTGTTTAGAAGCTTGCATTATATAGTTATcgacttttcttttgcctTTGGAAAGGGATATCTTCATTATTCTTAATGAAACAGtataaaattcttttaaacaCTAGACTAGAT
Above is a genomic segment from Schizosaccharomyces pombe strain 972h- genome assembly, chromosome: III containing:
- the alp16 gene encoding gamma tubulin complex GCP6 subunit Alp16 is translated as MDGIMKNDLLWFGNHVFDLTPNSFDSDFVEQLSKFEGKEGLKRKLFDSSEYFQNFSFQVNDDLLGKDVILDISNQQLTPAVPGCETSSNSKLISASKEITSERKRAKSSVSPSYLTDSSPSDLSVENKVLLTCPSWDGENFKNLEARSPFISEAPSRVYDYFLHNQDWSPKPLFSALQVYPLATIFNCVAGLPQGFESTVFPWNKTSSTFELDPTISVSGMSDECFASIVQKFSAIGGLIKKALNEFSLYKTNISFYLSNFIVNGVLQYRKEFQRWLRLYEFRRFGLIGLSNFVNSFSSFFELISHFLIKSAQNLKGDSLLDFLFDYARSCQNTISYPIALQCLIYCSNPYFKRLELALKVSCAYGHIDSSLFLSLPRFFPSELCVSIEQCIQFLSLIREQKEIFNKNNKEFINPLNIRFAYSFNDINQACVIEERCNFSSLSFGNLEQTSVNNDSEEFETLLAKMNMTPDFNDNLLQLKFTDDVRNVCPLNLNVCCCIAEPIQSFILSFLRSTYKVLKNDFQVFDLLNFFHSTFLFQNYEFSDNVISLLKSRRLDKSDRNELAEDLNSDDRYNFISRLKKFIFMEKEKNGLSRSLSKSITFTLDSASVSEFEDVYPDLQFQCQVIGALRILFTDNSLNYYSKTFSYVLHLFQAQSDFESSVELKDRSIVTKTTIMSWSKYQGTKESLFQFLSIYIPECMLPFTKLLKSIYSPDCPTNIQNSAIKNAASVHEQCTKAIYQKVKELFDTMKLWESSIKVS